One part of the Lapillicoccus jejuensis genome encodes these proteins:
- a CDS encoding GNAT family N-acetyltransferase, with protein MARRAKVTVDLEELSVRPLTPETFPDFAGLVERSGGMFASCYCTWFHPDCAERGVSAEGNRALKDRLVRDGVAHAALVYDGETAIAWAEYGSPEELPRIRHRKETDATTTTPPDYRVTCLVTDTAYRGQGVSERALRGAVELIAAAGGGVVEGYPHDLRGARMSASFLYNGTREMFERVGFTYDRPKGEKNCVMRMTV; from the coding sequence ATGGCGAGACGCGCGAAGGTCACCGTCGACCTCGAGGAGCTGTCGGTCCGGCCGCTGACCCCCGAGACGTTCCCCGACTTCGCGGGGCTCGTCGAGCGCAGCGGCGGGATGTTCGCCTCCTGCTACTGCACGTGGTTCCACCCCGACTGCGCCGAGCGCGGGGTGAGCGCCGAGGGTAACCGGGCGCTCAAGGACCGGCTGGTCCGGGACGGCGTCGCCCACGCCGCCCTCGTCTACGACGGGGAGACCGCGATCGCGTGGGCGGAGTACGGCTCGCCCGAGGAGCTGCCGCGGATCCGGCACCGCAAGGAGACGGACGCGACGACGACCACGCCGCCGGACTACCGGGTCACGTGCCTGGTCACCGACACCGCCTACCGCGGCCAGGGCGTCTCCGAGCGAGCGCTGCGCGGCGCCGTCGAGCTCATCGCCGCCGCCGGAGGCGGTGTCGTCGAGGGTTACCCGCACGACCTGCGCGGCGCGCGGATGTCGGCCTCGTTCCTCTACAACGGGACCCGCGAGATGTTCGAGCGCGTCGGGTTCACCTACGACCGCCCCAAGGGCGAGAAGAACTGCGTCATGCGGATGACCGTATGA